From Thermodesulfobacteriota bacterium, the proteins below share one genomic window:
- a CDS encoding DUF1302 family protein: MSLPYAIWKNIKKDGFVKSPFAALRGILRHCGVAMEIVHRSPFTVSALFIDGQRSTVNGQRIIGFARLATEAFYCAVQTLTFCKIIKKGRTLFLLFALAAFLRPFPAYTASAQLFSLIRDSKVSGNIWARGTEDLRHDEPYEDTRTFRNKLFLEGKAQIEEHIRMVASVMSDYLWFHNDGSRDDLSTEMFEGYVEFSEQKWDIRAGNQIVRWGKADEISPVDNLNPQDLRESITSRLEDRKLPVFMLRARYFLSEGTIEGIYKPHFRSAKTEFFGSDWATLKHLKTQVSHSTALSQALKDYLTGLEIREKEYSTGLENGEAGLRFTGTVGNLDYGISYLYTRNPFPFIESFPIKNINVSSPSAEALLGQLAQAQLLDEDIIVAYERNQVIGAEVETTLGLFGIRGEAAYMTDQVFLKNDLTSTGKHILHYVLGIDRTFTNDWYANLQLYQRKIFSYDDRILFDHEFESGLFLRINKTLFHDKLRLNLDSFYNLTDNGFYLNPEVELRYVDNLSIFAGLNIFDGKADTFLGNYDRNDQGYLAVRFSF, from the coding sequence ATGTCTTTACCGTACGCAATCTGGAAAAATATTAAGAAGGACGGCTTCGTAAAAAGTCCATTTGCTGCGTTGCGCGGCATCCTTCGTCACTGCGGCGTAGCTATGGAAATAGTTCACCGTTCACCGTTCACCGTAAGTGCATTGTTTATTGACGGACAACGGTCAACGGTCAACGGACAACGGATAATAGGATTTGCGCGCCTTGCAACTGAAGCTTTTTACTGTGCCGTCCAAACCTTGACTTTCTGCAAGATCATCAAGAAGGGCCGGACCTTATTCCTGCTTTTTGCCCTGGCTGCATTCCTGCGCCCCTTTCCCGCATACACTGCCTCTGCCCAGCTTTTCTCCCTGATCCGAGACTCCAAAGTCAGCGGCAACATATGGGCTCGCGGGACAGAAGACCTGCGGCACGACGAACCTTACGAAGACACACGCACCTTTAGAAACAAGTTATTCCTGGAAGGAAAGGCCCAGATTGAGGAGCATATCAGGATGGTTGCCTCGGTGATGTCGGATTACCTCTGGTTTCACAACGACGGCTCAAGGGATGACCTCAGCACTGAGATGTTTGAGGGTTATGTAGAATTCTCGGAACAAAAGTGGGATATAAGGGCCGGCAACCAGATTGTGCGCTGGGGCAAGGCAGACGAAATAAGTCCGGTGGACAATCTCAATCCGCAGGACCTGCGGGAGAGTATCACGTCAAGGCTGGAAGACAGAAAACTACCCGTATTTATGCTGCGGGCGCGTTATTTCTTGTCCGAAGGCACCATAGAGGGTATATATAAACCACACTTCCGCAGCGCCAAAACCGAGTTCTTTGGCTCAGACTGGGCCACCCTCAAGCACCTCAAAACCCAGGTAAGTCACTCCACGGCATTATCACAGGCGCTTAAAGACTACCTGACCGGCCTGGAGATAAGGGAAAAGGAATACTCCACCGGCCTTGAGAACGGCGAGGCCGGACTGCGGTTTACCGGAACAGTCGGCAACCTCGACTATGGAATCAGCTATCTTTACACAAGAAACCCCTTCCCCTTTATTGAAAGTTTTCCCATTAAAAATATTAATGTCAGCAGCCCATCGGCAGAGGCACTTTTGGGCCAATTGGCACAGGCCCAATTGCTTGACGAGGACATCATCGTAGCCTATGAGAGAAATCAGGTCATCGGGGCCGAAGTCGAGACCACACTGGGCCTCTTCGGTATCCGGGGCGAGGCGGCCTATATGACCGACCAGGTATTTTTAAAAAATGACCTCACCTCTACCGGCAAGCATATACTGCACTACGTCCTTGGCATCGACAGGACCTTTACCAACGACTGGTATGCAAATCTTCAATTATACCAGAGAAAGATATTCAGCTATGATGACAGGATCCTTTTCGACCATGAGTTTGAGTCCGGCCTTTTCCTTCGCATAAACAAAACCCTCTTCCACGACAAATTGCGCCTCAATCTTGATTCATTTTACAACCTTACTGACAACGGCTTCTATCTAAATCCAGAGGTTGAACTGCGTTATGTGGATAATCTATCTATCTTCGCGGGCCTGAATATTTTTGACGGAAAAGCCGATACATTTTTAGGGAACTACGACAGAAATGATCAGGGTTATCTTGCCGTCAGGTTCTCATTTTAA
- a CDS encoding outer membrane lipoprotein-sorting protein, which yields MLLILTDTFAEQQPSAEYIAQRIYDRDTGRDSHAAVLMKLIEKDGQSRVREMEVWRRDFGEFKKTLIRFNSPAEIRGTGFLTWENKSRDDDQYLFLPELRRSRRIVSSQKDQKFVNSDFTYEDMQRRRVEKDVHHLLGSKILSGFNCWVLESTPKPSAESQYEKFVALVTRDSYVPIQIDYYKHGRVVKRYTVFNLQKISGIWTDMVAEMADLRNQHRTVLEVQKISYNVNVDPNVFTVRNLEKY from the coding sequence GTGTTATTAATATTAACGGATACATTTGCGGAGCAACAGCCCTCCGCGGAATACATCGCGCAAAGAATCTACGACCGGGATACCGGCCGCGACTCCCATGCCGCCGTACTTATGAAGCTTATTGAAAAAGATGGTCAGAGCCGTGTCAGAGAAATGGAGGTATGGCGAAGGGATTTTGGGGAGTTTAAAAAGACCCTGATCCGTTTTAACAGCCCGGCTGAGATAAGAGGAACGGGGTTCCTGACCTGGGAAAATAAGAGCCGGGACGATGACCAGTACCTGTTTTTACCGGAACTAAGGAGGAGCAGAAGGATTGTCTCAAGCCAGAAGGATCAAAAATTTGTCAACTCAGATTTTACCTATGAAGACATGCAAAGGAGAAGGGTCGAAAAGGATGTCCATCACCTTTTGGGATCGAAAATTCTAAGTGGTTTCAACTGCTGGGTGTTGGAAAGTACCCCAAAACCCTCTGCCGAGTCTCAATACGAAAAGTTCGTAGCCCTTGTGACCAGGGATAGCTATGTGCCTATTCAAATTGACTATTACAAGCATGGCCGGGTAGTGAAACGCTATACGGTGTTCAATCTCCAGAAGATAAGTGGTATATGGACGGATATGGTGGCCGAGATGGCCGACCTCCGTAACCAGCACAGGACAGTGCTTGAAGTCCAGAAAATTTCATATAACGTCAATGTTGACCCAAATGTCTTTACCGTACGCAATCTGGAAAAATATTAA